The Amycolatopsis jiangsuensis nucleotide sequence CCCGCGATGAAGATCGGCAAGCAGTACCGGATCGCCGCGGCCGACCTGGAGAGCTTCACCGGCAGCCGGCCACTCGAACGCGGTGCGCGCCGGGTGGAGGTCACCGCCGTGGTCCAGCTGGAAGATCTTTCCCCGGCACACCAGGACCGGTTGTCCACGCTCGTGCTGGCCGCCGTCAACGGCCCGAATCCCGGCCGCCCACTGCACGTGCACACGGCGCGGGACGAACACCACAACACCCTGAAGATCGTGGTCATCGGGCCCGCGGCGGAGGCCGCCCGGCTGATCGACCTGATCGCCACTTTCTCGGAGGCATCCGTATGACCGGCATCTACCGATCCGTCGCAGCCCGCCGCGCCGTACTGGAGGGCTATCGCACGTTCCTCGAGCAGACCGAGCGGGCGGACGAGACGACTGTGCCGACCAGGCACGGTGAGACTTTCGTCCGATCCAGTGGCCCGCCCGACGCGCCACCCGTGATTCTGTTGCACGGCGCGGGAAGCAACACCCTGGCCTGGGCCGCGGACTTCCCGGTCTGGTCGAAAACCCATCGCCTGCACGCGGTCGACGTGCTCGGCGAACCGGGCTTGAGCGCGGAGTCCCGTCCGGCGCTGGACACCGCGGCGCATGCGGAGTGGCTGGACGACGTGCTCGCCGCATTGGGCGTGACCAGCGCCGCGTTCGCCGGCATTTCGCTGGGCGGCTGGCTGGCAACCGACTACGCCCTTCGCCGTCCGGAGAAGGTCACGCGGCTGGCTCTGGTGGTGCCAGCCGGCATCGGCCGGCAGCGCTACCGAGCTCTGGCTGTTTCCTTGCTGCTGCAGCCTTTCGGCCGCCCCGGCCGCCGCCGGGCGATGAACTACGCCATCGGCCCGACCACCACGCCCATGGCCGGACCTTTCGCCGACTACGTGTTCACCGTGCAGCGTTCCTACCAGCCACGCCTGACGCCGGTGCCCCGCTTCACCGACGCTCAGCTCCGCACCCTGATCATGCCCGTGCTCACCATCGCCGGCGCCGCCGACCGCATGTTCGACAGCCAGGACACCGCAACCCGCCTGCACGCCGCGGCACCCCACTCCACCGTCACCCTGATCCCCGGCAACGGCCACCTCCCCACCGCTTACCAAGCCCCCATCCACACCTTCCTGATGACCAACCTGGAACGGTGACCCACTACTGGTGACCGACCTCGGTTGGTGCCCCACCTTGTGGGGGGCCAGGGGGCAACGCCCGCCTGGCGGGGGTCCGGGGGTTTGACCCCCGGAAAACACCGCGAGGCCCGTGTAACCGGCGCTTTCTGCCGGCACACGGGCCCCACGGGACTCGCGTCGGGGTGGCGGGATTTGAACCCACGACCTCCTCGACCCGAACGAGGCACGCTACCAAGCTGCGCCACACCCCGAGGTACTGCTTAACGGGTCGGGAAGAAGTCTAGCGGACGGGTTTTGCGGTCTTGCGCCGGGCTGGCTTCCGGGGGTCGGGGGTGCCGGATCCGCGGGGGACCAGCGTCAACAGGCTGGCTTCCGGCGGGCAGGCGAAGCGCGCCGGTGCGTAGGGGGAGGTGCCGAGTCCGGCGGAGACGTGCAGCCACATGTCGGCTCCCCAGCGGGAGGCGCCGCGGGCGCGGGTGCGGTCGAGTTCGCAGTTCGTGACCAGTGCGCCGTAGCCGGGGATGCGGAGCTGGCCGCCGTGGGTGTGGCCGGCGAGCACGAGGTCGTATCCGTCGGTGGCGAAGGTGTCGAGCACGCGGGGTTCGGGCGAATGTGTGATGCCGAGCCGGACGACCGCGGCGGAGTCGGCGGGGCCGGCGATGTCGGAGTAGCGGTCTCGGCGCAGGTGCGGGTCGTCGACGCCGGCCGCGAAGACTGCCCGGCCGCCGACGTCGACGGTGCGGCGTACGTGGGTGAGGTCGCTCCAGCCGTGTTCGACGAAGGCGGCGCGCAGGTCGCGCCAGGGCAGCTGGGTGCCGTGGATGCGCTTCTTCTTGCCGCGGGGCATGAGGTAGCGCGCGGGGTTCTTGGGTTTGGGTGCGTAGTAGTCGTTGCTGCCGAAGATGAACACGCCGGGCCGTTCGAGCAGCGAGCCGAGTGCCCGCAGCACTGACGGCACCGCGGTCCGGTGCGACAGGTTGTCTCCGGTGTTGACGACGAGGTCGGGCTGGAGTTCGCTGAGCGCGGCGACCCAGCGTTGTTTGCTGAGGTGCCCTGGCAGCATGTGCAGGTCGGAGATGTGCAGGATGGTGAACGGCCGGGTACCGGGCGCGAGCACGGGCAGTTCGGCGGTCCGCAGCGTCCAGCGCCGCCGCTCGATACCGACGGCGTAACCGAGGGTCGCGGCTCCCAGCGCGACCGTCCCTGCGGTGAGGCGGACAGCTTTCGTGCCCCGATGACTGGAATTACTGAGCGTGCTCACAATGCGAGGATACGTGTTCGATCGTGGTCCGTGGTGTCATGGGCGCAGTGTTTTCAGGTAATCACAGAGCGTGTTGAAGCCGTCGGGATTGTGTGCTCTACCTGGATGATCGTGGCAGGTCCGGACAGTCGGACCGGCTCGCGCTCCGACTACTCCACGTCATCGAATGGTGATAGCAGCGTGTCAACGTCCGGTGTACTTCGGATCCTCCGGCGGCAGCGGGACGGCCGGCTGGTCGCCCAGGATGTTCTTCATGGCGCCGAACCAGGTCTGGGCCGGGGTCACGCCACCGAACATGTTGCCCTCGCCGCAGGTCCGGACGTTGCCGACACCGGCGTAGCAGAGCCCGCCGCTGCCTGCGGTACGGAAGACCATCGCGGCGCCGGCCATCTGCGGGGTGCCGGCGACGAACGTGGCCGATCCGTTGTTCTGCGACGTTCCCGTCTTGCCGAGCAGCGGCCGGTTCCAGCCCGCGGCGGCGGCGGCCTTCGCCGACGTGCCGCCCGGCTGGTCGTCCTTGCTCATCCCGATCGCCATGGTGTTCGCCAGGCCCTCGGGCACCACCTGCTGGCAGGCTTCTTCCTTGACCTGCACCGGTTTCCCGTCGCGGTCGGTCACCGACGACAGCGGCGTCGGCGGGCACCAGACGCCGCCGCTGAGCAGCGTCGCCGCGACGTTGCCGAGTTCCAGGCCGTTGGTCGGGCTGAAGCCCAGGGTGAACGCGCCGAAGCCGGGTGACTTGGCGGTCGGGCCGTAGGCCTTCGACTGCGGCACGCTCTTCGGGTCCTTCGGATCCACGGCACCGCCGTTGGTGTCACTGGCCATGGTGGTGCGCATGCCGAGCTTGCTCGCCATCTCGATGGCAGGGCCGGTGCTGCCCAGTTTGTCCTCGAGCGCCACGAACGCGGTGTTCGGCGACGTCGCCAAGGCGTTCTGCAGTGAACTCGAGCCGGGCGAGTTCTTGCTCGCGTTGCTCACGCAGTACCACTTGGAATTCAGCGGAGGCCCCGTCGCCGGGCATTGTGCGCCACCGCCGGTGAACACGTGCGACGTATAACTACTGCCGACCGGGATCGTGCTGTAGATGCCGGCGATGCCGCGGTCCATCACGGCCGCGGTGGTGAAGATCTTGTAGCTCGAGCCCGCGCCGCCGGTGTTGTAGACGCCGGAGGGCAGTGCGTAGGTCGTCTGGCCCTGGTCGGCGTCGATCCCGTAGTCGCGGTTGGCCGCCAGTGCGACCACCTCGTGCCGGTCCTTGCCCGGACGCACCAGTGACAAGGTGTTCGCCACGTTCTTCTGCGTCTTCGACACCTGCGTCTGGGCGGAGAGCTTGGCCTCGTGGTTGGCCTTCTCGTCGAGTGTGGTCTTGATCGTGTATCCGCCGGTGTACAGCTGGTCCTTCGACATTCCCGCTTTGAGCAGGTAGTCCTGCACGTACTGGCAGAAGAACCCGTTCTCCGGGCCGGCGCCGGTGCAGTTCGACGGCGGCTTCGACGGGGTGTCCGGGACGACGCCCAGCGGCTGGGTCTTGAACCGCTCCGCGTCCGCCTTCGCCAGCTTCTCGTTGGACACCATCCGGTCGAGCACCAGGTTGCGCCGCTGGGTGGCCTTGTCCGGGTGGTTCCACGGGTCGAAGACGATCGGGTTGTTCACCAGCCCGGCCAGCAGCGCGGCCTGCGGCACGGTGAGCTTTTCCGGGGTCGTGTCGAAGTACGCGTGCGCGGCGGCGCCGATGCCGTAGATCTGCCGGGAGAACTCGACCACGTTGAGGTAGCCGGCGAGGATCTGGTCCTTCGACAGCTTGGTCTCGAGGTTGATCGCGATGCGGGCTTCCTTGAGCTTGCGCGAGAGCGTCTGCTCCTGCGCCTTCTCCTGGCCCGCCTTGTCCTGCCGGTAGACGACGTTGATCAGGTAGTTCTTGACGTACTGCTGGGTGATGGTGGAAGCACCCTGCGTGTCGCCGCCCGCGGTGTTCGACACCGCGGCACGCAGCGTGCGCGCCCAGTTCACGCCGTGGTGCTCGTAGAACGCCTTGTCCTCCGCGGACAGCAGCGCCCAGCGCATGGCGTCGTTGATCTGGTCCGGCGCCACGGGCACGCGGTACTGGTCGTACAGCGTCGCGATCGCCCGTCCGCCGGAGTCGGTGATGGTCGTCACCAGCGGTGGCGGCACGTCCGCGAGGTCGGACGAGGTCTGTTCCACCGTCTCGCTGGCCTGGTTGGAGGCCACGCCGGCGGCGCCCACCACGGGGAACAGGATCCCCGCGACCAGCACGCCCGCGAGCAGGCAGAGACCGAGCAGCTTGAACAGACCGTCCGTTGTGCGCACGGAGGCCAGGGTACTGAAGGCATGTGGTGCTTCCGTGACCTCACACCCGTGGCCAGGGGATCAATGGGATGAAACGGGCGATGGAGGTCACTTCTGGTCACGGAATGCAGGTTAAGTCTTGGCGAAGGGAACCGGTGACCCCTACAGTCCGTCAACGTCTCACGTAATGCCGGCAGCGGAGTCCAGTGCGGGTGGGAGCCCCACTGGCCCGAACGGCGGCAGCGGCACCGGGGAGGTGCCGGCACCGACGTGCGGCGCAGAGGGAATAACGCTCGCGGGGGTGGGAGCGGGGAGCTTCGCCTTCGCTGGTGTCATACACCAGATGAGGGAGCTGGGGGTATGCAGACCAAAGAGTCGAGCTGGCGGGTCAGTGCTTCGTGCCGGGACGCTGATCCCGACGGGCTTTTCGTCCGTGGCGCGGAGCAGAACCGGGCGAAGGCCGTGTGCCTGGGCTGCCCGGTCCGCACGGAATGTCTCGCGGAGGCACTTGACGGCCGGATCAACTTCGGCGTCTGGGGCGGCATGACCGAACGGGAACGGCGGGCCCTGCTGCGCCGGCGCCCGGACGTGGTCAGCTGGACCGGCCTGCTCGAGGCGGCGAAACGCGACGCGCTCGCCGCCGCGGCGGCCGGCTGAAACACGCCCTGACGGCACTCGGATCCCCGCCGGCCGGCCACCCGGCCGCGGGGATCCGAGTCATGCCCGGACATCGGTGCCGGTGCCTTGCCGGCCGCCCGTGAGCTGCGACGTTGGCCGCAGCCGAGGCGGCGGTGATCACGGGGAGGTGGCGAGTTTGCCGCCGATGTCGCGCAGGCCTTCGAGGTCGTGCACGTCTCCGGCGAGCGCGGGCACCCGCACCAGCGGAGCCTCCGGGTGCGCGCGGGTGAAACGGGCGAGCAGGCGGTTCTCGCGGTCGGCGAGCACCACCCGGTCCGCGTGCAGCCGCAGCACGGCCTCGGCGAGCGGGGCGTTGCGCACCGATTCGGCGGCGGTCAGCGCCTCCGGCCCGGACAGCGGCGCCAGCACCGGATGGGTGCGGTTGGCCACCAGCCCGGCCAGTGGCATCGCCTCACCGGCGAGCCGCTCCACGAAATAGGACGCCTCGCGCAGCGCGTCCGGCTCCGGCGCGGCGACCACGAGGAACGACGTGCCCGACGAGCGCAACAGCTCGGCCGTCTTGCGGGCCCGTTCCCGGAACCCGCCGAACATGCTGTCGAAGGCCTGCATGAACGCCGACGCGTCGGCGAGCAGCTGGCCGCCGATGATCGTCGACACTGCCTTGGCGAACATCGAGAACCCGGCGCTGACCACCTTGCGCAGACCCCAGCCGCCGGCCTTGGCCGGGCCGGTCAGCAGCCGGATCATCCGGCCGTCGAGTGCGGTGGACAGCCGGGTCGGCGCGTCCAGGAAGTCCAGCGCCGACCGGCTCGGCGGCGTGTCGACCACGATCAGGTCCCACTCGTCGGTGGCGGCGAGCTGCCCCAGCTTCTCCATCGCCATGTACTCCTGCGTTCCGGAGAACGAGGTGGAAATGGTCTGGTAGAAGGGGTTCTGCAGCAGCTGCTCGGCCCGTTCCGG carries:
- a CDS encoding helix-turn-helix domain-containing protein, whose amino-acid sequence is MTPTFYSAEEVADLLGLHVRTVRGYVREGRLPAMKIGKQYRIAAADLESFTGSRPLERGARRVEVTAVVQLEDLSPAHQDRLSTLVLAAVNGPNPGRPLHVHTARDEHHNTLKIVVIGPAAEAARLIDLIATFSEASV
- a CDS encoding alpha/beta fold hydrolase produces the protein MTGIYRSVAARRAVLEGYRTFLEQTERADETTVPTRHGETFVRSSGPPDAPPVILLHGAGSNTLAWAADFPVWSKTHRLHAVDVLGEPGLSAESRPALDTAAHAEWLDDVLAALGVTSAAFAGISLGGWLATDYALRRPEKVTRLALVVPAGIGRQRYRALAVSLLLQPFGRPGRRRAMNYAIGPTTTPMAGPFADYVFTVQRSYQPRLTPVPRFTDAQLRTLIMPVLTIAGAADRMFDSQDTATRLHAAAPHSTVTLIPGNGHLPTAYQAPIHTFLMTNLER
- a CDS encoding metallophosphoesterase, whose protein sequence is MSTLSNSSHRGTKAVRLTAGTVALGAATLGYAVGIERRRWTLRTAELPVLAPGTRPFTILHISDLHMLPGHLSKQRWVAALSELQPDLVVNTGDNLSHRTAVPSVLRALGSLLERPGVFIFGSNDYYAPKPKNPARYLMPRGKKKRIHGTQLPWRDLRAAFVEHGWSDLTHVRRTVDVGGRAVFAAGVDDPHLRRDRYSDIAGPADSAAVVRLGITHSPEPRVLDTFATDGYDLVLAGHTHGGQLRIPGYGALVTNCELDRTRARGASRWGADMWLHVSAGLGTSPYAPARFACPPEASLLTLVPRGSGTPDPRKPARRKTAKPVR
- a CDS encoding transglycosylase domain-containing protein, which gives rise to MRTTDGLFKLLGLCLLAGVLVAGILFPVVGAAGVASNQASETVEQTSSDLADVPPPLVTTITDSGGRAIATLYDQYRVPVAPDQINDAMRWALLSAEDKAFYEHHGVNWARTLRAAVSNTAGGDTQGASTITQQYVKNYLINVVYRQDKAGQEKAQEQTLSRKLKEARIAINLETKLSKDQILAGYLNVVEFSRQIYGIGAAAHAYFDTTPEKLTVPQAALLAGLVNNPIVFDPWNHPDKATQRRNLVLDRMVSNEKLAKADAERFKTQPLGVVPDTPSKPPSNCTGAGPENGFFCQYVQDYLLKAGMSKDQLYTGGYTIKTTLDEKANHEAKLSAQTQVSKTQKNVANTLSLVRPGKDRHEVVALAANRDYGIDADQGQTTYALPSGVYNTGGAGSSYKIFTTAAVMDRGIAGIYSTIPVGSSYTSHVFTGGGAQCPATGPPLNSKWYCVSNASKNSPGSSSLQNALATSPNTAFVALEDKLGSTGPAIEMASKLGMRTTMASDTNGGAVDPKDPKSVPQSKAYGPTAKSPGFGAFTLGFSPTNGLELGNVAATLLSGGVWCPPTPLSSVTDRDGKPVQVKEEACQQVVPEGLANTMAIGMSKDDQPGGTSAKAAAAAGWNRPLLGKTGTSQNNGSATFVAGTPQMAGAAMVFRTAGSGGLCYAGVGNVRTCGEGNMFGGVTPAQTWFGAMKNILGDQPAVPLPPEDPKYTGR
- a CDS encoding WhiB family transcriptional regulator, giving the protein MQTKESSWRVSASCRDADPDGLFVRGAEQNRAKAVCLGCPVRTECLAEALDGRINFGVWGGMTERERRALLRRRPDVVSWTGLLEAAKRDALAAAAAG
- a CDS encoding ArsA family ATPase, which gives rise to MPELDVDALLDDPESRVIVCCGSGGVGKTTTAAALALRAAERGRQTVVLTIDPARRLAQALGLRELGNHPRQVRVEGFEPKGELWAMMLDMRRTFDDMVRVHAGPERAEQLLQNPFYQTISTSFSGTQEYMAMEKLGQLAATDEWDLIVVDTPPSRSALDFLDAPTRLSTALDGRMIRLLTGPAKAGGWGLRKVVSAGFSMFAKAVSTIIGGQLLADASAFMQAFDSMFGGFRERARKTAELLRSSGTSFLVVAAPEPDALREASYFVERLAGEAMPLAGLVANRTHPVLAPLSGPEALTAAESVRNAPLAEAVLRLHADRVVLADRENRLLARFTRAHPEAPLVRVPALAGDVHDLEGLRDIGGKLATSP